One Streptomyces umbrinus genomic window, CCGAGAGCGAGGACGCCGACCGGCTGCGCCCCAAGGCGCGCGCCGAACTCGGCGCGACCGACCGTCCGTTGCTGATGGCGGTCGGCTCCCTCGACCGGCACCGGGGGTACGACACGCTGCTGGACGCCACGCGCGCGTGGCGGCGGCTCGATCCCGTACCCCTGGTCGTGATCGCCGGGGAGGGGCCGCTGCGCGGTGAACTCCAGCGGCGCATCGTGAACGAGGGGCTGCCCGTGCGTCTCGTCGGCCCGCGTGACGACATCGGGGAGTTGCTGGCCGCAGCCGATCTCGCGCTGCTGCCCGGCAGCTGGGAATCGCGCTCGGTGCTCGCCCAGGAGGCCCTCCACGCGCGCGTGCCGCTCGTCGCGGCGGCCGCCGGAGGCATCCCCGAACTCGTCGGCGACGCGGCCGAACTCGTCCCGCACGGAGACTCCGAAGCGCTCGCCGAGGCCGTCGAGGCTCTTCTCGCCGACCCCGCCCGGCGCGAGCTCCTGAGGGACGAGGGCACGCTCCAGGTGGCCACTTGGCCGACCGAGGACGAGACGGTGGCCCAAGTCCTCAGCGTGTACGACGAACTGACCAAGCCGTTGCCGCTGCCGTGAGACGGCTGCCGTGAGACGGCTTTCGTAGGGCGGCATACGAGCGCGGCGGTTCTACGGGACGAGTCTGCGGGCCCGCAGCGCCAGGCTCAGGGCCAGTACCGTCTGCGGGTCGTCGAGGTCCGTTCCGAGCAACTCCCCGATCCTCGCGAGGCGGTTGTAGAGCGTCTGCCGGTTGAGGTGCAGCTCGCGCGCGGTCTCCGCCTTGCGGCCCGCGTGCGCCAGATACGTCTCCAGGGTGGGCAGCAGCGGTGGCTTTGGAGCGGTTGTCGTGGTCGCGGAGCGGGCCGATGGCGCGGTCCACGAAGGCGGCCAGGTCCCGGTGGTCCCGCAGCCGCCACAGCAGCAGGTCGATGTCCAGGCGGCGGGCGTCGTACCAGGGGCGGTCGGACAGCCCCTGGGCCGCCGTGGCCGTCTCGGCCGCGTGCCGCAGGCTCGCCGACGCGGCCGCCCAGCCGCCCGCCACGCCGACCACCACGACCGGCGGCTGCGCCCCCGGACGCTGCATGCCCGCCCGCTCCACACCGGCCCGCAGCGCCGCCGCGACCCGGTCCGCGACGGTCGCCCGCTCGGACTCCGTGCGCAGGCCCAGCAGCAGCGGTACGCGGCCCTCGACGGGACGTACGCCCAGCAGTACCGGCACCCCCACCGAGGCCAGCTCCTCGGCGACCGCGCGCGCCAGGACGGCCCAGCCCCCGCCGGGAGGCAGTCCGTCGGCGAGCCTCATCACCACCGGGAGCAGCGGTCCGGGACCGGGCTTGAAGCCGAGCACGCGGGCCTGCGCGGGCGCGTCCTCGGCGGCGATACGGCCCTCGGCGAGGTCGGTGAGGAAGTCGCCGCGGCCGCGCGCCGCCAGCTCCTCCTCCTGACGGGCCTGCATCAGGACCACGGCGAGGATCCCCGCGGCCCGTTCCGCCGCGATGCGGTGCACGGGTGCGAGCGGGGCGTTGGGGGCGTTCACGGGCAGGAGGACGAGCCGGGCCCTGACCGAACCGGTGCCGGGGCCGCCGCCCGGCACGTCCACGAGGACCGACCCGGTCGGCGGGTCGTCCTGGTGCTGGCCGCGCAGCCCCTCCCAGACCTGGAGCGGGTCGGCGTTCGCGGGCCCGGTCCCGGCGGCGTACAGGAGCTGTCCGTCCGGGGTCTCAAGGAAGACCGGGTTGCCGCTGAAGTCCGCCAGGATGCCGAGGACCTGGGGGATGCCGCCCCCGCCGAGCAGGGCCTGGGTGCAGCGCCGGTGCACCTCCTCGGCCTGCTGGAGCAGTGCGTAGTGGCCGTTGACGATCTCGGTGTGGATCTCCTCGGTGACCGTCACGAACGGCACCTCACGGTGCAGTTGGACCAGCGGCAGACCGGCCGTACGGGCCGTCTCCACGAGGGCTGCGGGCAGCCGGGTGAAGCGCGGCCCCAGTTCCACGACGAGGGCCGCGATGCCGCGCTCGGCCAGGGTGCGGACGAAGGCGCGCTGGTCGGCGGGGCGGGTGCCGAGCCCGTACCCCGTGGTCAGGAGCAGTTCGCCGCCCTTCAGGAGCGACGCGATGTTCGGGACCTCGCCCGCGTGCACCCAGCGCACGGTGCGGCCCAGCCGGTCGGCGCCCGCGAGGATCTCCGGCAGGCCGCCGCGCAGCCCGGGCAGTTCCAGGGCCCGCTGCACGGTGATCCCGCCACCGTGTGTGTCCGGCGTGTCGATACGGCTGTCCATGACGCGGACGCTATCTCGTACCGCGTCCCGTAAGGGGCACGGGGAACTGCGCGACCAGCCCCCACCGGCCTGCGGGTTTATCACTGCGTCTCCAGCGGAGCGCTTACGCGGGCGCGATGTTGTGGTTGAAGCGGAACACGTTGTCCGGGTCGTAGTGGGCCTTCACCGCCGCGAGCCGCCGGGTGTTCTCGGCGCCCAGGCCCGCCTCCACCCGGTCCTCACCCTCGTCGCCGATGAAGTTGAGGTACACCGCTCCGGTGCTCCACGGGCGGACGTCGGCGCGCACGTCCCGTACCCACTGCACGCAGCGCTCGTCGTCCGCGGGGTCCTCCCAGATGCCGAAGGGGTGCACGGCCCAGGGCGAGTCCCGGTACGGCACCGGGTACGCGCGGGGGCCGTCGGCGACCGCGCCGCCCAGCGGGAACAGCACGTGCTGGGTTCCGGTGGGCACCGGCATCGTGTCCGCGCGGGCGCAGAAGACGTCCACGAGCCCGTCGGGCGCGCCCGTCAGGTACTCCGCAGACCAGTAGTTCCGCATCCCCGGCGGATCGTCGATCATGCACTGGAGGTCCGCGTACGGGATCGCCGTGACCATCTCCACCTCGTGCGGCAGCGCCAGCAGGGGCTGGGCGGTCTTGCGCAGGTCCTCCTCGCTGCCCGCGTACGTCACGAGGGCCCCGCACAGCAGCGTGCCGACCAGGTGCTCGGGGACGAACTCCTCGGGCGGTCCCGTCATGTAGATCACGCCGCCGGCCGCCTCCACAGGTCCGGTCTCCATGATCTCGCGGAAGACGCGGGCCACCTCGGGACCGGACTCCGGGCGGTACAGCAGCATGGCCATCGCGAACTCGGGCAGTTCGTGCAGTCTCAGGGTCAGCGCGGTCGCGACGCCGAAGTTCCCGCCGCCGCCGTGCAGGGCCCAGAACAGCTCGGGGTTCTCCTCGGCGCTCGCGTGAACCGCCGAGCCGTCCACGGTCACCAGGTCGACGCCGAGCAGGTTGTCGATCGCGAGCCCGAACTTCCGCTCCAGCCAGCCGCTTCCGCCGCCCAGCACGAAGCCGCCGACCCCGGTCGTCGAGGCGCGGCCCCCGGTGGTCGCCAGGTGGTACGGCTCGGTGGCGCGGTCCATGTGGCTCATCGTCGCGCCGCCCCCGACGCGTACCGCCGCCGCTCCGGGATGGACCGTCACCTCGTGCATCCGGCGCAGGTCGACGACCAGACCGCCGTCGTTCAGGG contains:
- a CDS encoding FAD-binding oxidoreductase, whose translation is MASLSKAGAALAALREDLVGDVLTPDDPGYDEARAVFNAMIDRRPAVIAQCANEADVGRSVRFARDLDLKIAVRGGGHSVAGMALNDGGLVVDLRRMHEVTVHPGAAAVRVGGGATMSHMDRATEPYHLATTGGRASTTGVGGFVLGGGSGWLERKFGLAIDNLLGVDLVTVDGSAVHASAEENPELFWALHGGGGNFGVATALTLRLHELPEFAMAMLLYRPESGPEVARVFREIMETGPVEAAGGVIYMTGPPEEFVPEHLVGTLLCGALVTYAGSEEDLRKTAQPLLALPHEVEMVTAIPYADLQCMIDDPPGMRNYWSAEYLTGAPDGLVDVFCARADTMPVPTGTQHVLFPLGGAVADGPRAYPVPYRDSPWAVHPFGIWEDPADDERCVQWVRDVRADVRPWSTGAVYLNFIGDEGEDRVEAGLGAENTRRLAAVKAHYDPDNVFRFNHNIAPA
- a CDS encoding glycosyltransferase family 4 protein, translated to MIHVSSHSPPGQSPLRTVQVLGGGSAGSCAHVRSLTSGLVARGVRVTVCAPAAADHTYDFSGVGADHVHVPRRNDPTSMAVLRAACADADLVHAHGLHSALRAALALSGRRVPLVVTLHSRPYAEGARAHLLRLLERRVARAASVVLGSSSDLVDRARSRGARDARLAAVALPAPRRPLAESEDADRLRPKARAELGATDRPLLMAVGSLDRHRGYDTLLDATRAWRRLDPVPLVVIAGEGPLRGELQRRIVNEGLPVRLVGPRDDIGELLAAADLALLPGSWESRSVLAQEALHARVPLVAAAAGGIPELVGDAAELVPHGDSEALAEAVEALLADPARRELLRDEGTLQVATWPTEDETVAQVLSVYDELTKPLPLP